Proteins encoded in a region of the Marinobacter arenosus genome:
- the fliD gene encoding flagellar filament capping protein FliD, whose product MAGISSLGAGSGIFSADLVDQLVSAERQPVELRLNRRESEAQTKISAFGALKGALEALQKPLETLSTSDGLKALTANSSNDSVATVNVDPSVASRGSYSVNVTQLAQAQSLASGTFADTDTTTVGTGTLTFTVNGVSTDITVDGSNNTLQGLADSINDSNAGLSAGIVDTGSGFRLVLSSDESGLDNAIQVSVADSDGNNTDASGLSQFAFDGTTSNLTETVAAKDALLEVNGISVSRSSNTIEDVVQGVTFDVKSVGTSTVKVERDPDEVAGRVQEFVDKYNALQDIIDKASGYNADTGVGGILSGDSTIRNIERDLRSALTTVPAGMENSTVRTLADLGIKTEPSTGKLEFDAEVFKEKLEADPEAVTALFSEQNGVDGIAGKIEATIENYLASDGAISGRTKGLNNALDQIQEQRDRLDLRMETYRERLVAQFSAADSLIAQLNSTGNYVSQQLAAIAPQQSSGKQ is encoded by the coding sequence ATGGCAGGAATTTCATCGCTGGGTGCTGGCTCCGGAATCTTCAGTGCCGATCTGGTTGACCAGTTGGTCAGCGCAGAGCGACAGCCCGTTGAGCTCCGTTTGAATCGCCGGGAAAGCGAAGCCCAGACCAAGATATCCGCGTTTGGAGCGCTGAAGGGGGCCCTTGAGGCGCTTCAGAAGCCGCTCGAAACACTGTCAACGTCGGATGGTCTGAAGGCGCTGACTGCCAACTCGTCCAATGATTCGGTCGCAACGGTGAACGTTGACCCGTCGGTTGCCAGCCGGGGGTCATACAGCGTCAACGTAACGCAGCTGGCTCAGGCTCAGTCGCTCGCTTCGGGCACCTTTGCCGACACGGATACCACCACGGTTGGCACCGGCACGCTCACGTTCACCGTAAACGGCGTCAGCACTGACATCACCGTAGACGGCAGCAACAACACGCTGCAGGGTCTTGCCGACTCGATCAATGACTCCAATGCCGGCTTGTCAGCGGGCATTGTCGACACCGGCAGTGGCTTCCGCCTTGTTCTGTCTTCTGACGAGAGTGGTCTGGACAATGCGATCCAGGTGTCGGTGGCGGACAGCGATGGCAACAACACCGATGCCTCAGGGCTGTCGCAGTTTGCCTTTGATGGGACCACCTCCAATCTGACTGAAACCGTTGCCGCCAAAGACGCGTTGCTGGAGGTTAATGGTATTTCGGTCAGCCGGTCCTCCAACACGATTGAAGATGTTGTGCAAGGCGTAACCTTCGACGTGAAGTCCGTAGGCACGTCCACGGTGAAAGTTGAGAGGGACCCGGATGAGGTCGCCGGCCGGGTGCAGGAGTTTGTCGACAAGTACAATGCCCTTCAGGACATTATCGACAAGGCCTCCGGCTACAACGCCGATACCGGCGTGGGTGGCATTCTCTCGGGTGATTCTACGATTCGGAACATTGAGCGTGATTTGCGTTCAGCGCTGACGACCGTGCCCGCTGGCATGGAGAACAGCACCGTTCGCACCCTGGCGGATCTCGGTATCAAAACCGAGCCCAGTACCGGAAAGCTCGAATTTGATGCCGAGGTGTTCAAGGAGAAGCTCGAGGCGGATCCCGAGGCAGTGACGGCACTGTTTTCGGAGCAGAACGGCGTCGATGGTATCGCCGGAAAAATTGAGGCGACCATTGAGAACTATCTGGCCAGCGATGGTGCTATCTCAGGACGTACCAAGGGCCTGAATAACGCGCTGGATCAAATTCAGGAACAGAGGGATCGCCTTGATCTCCGGATGGAGACCTATCGCGAGCGGTTGGTTGCCCAGTTCTCGGCAGCCGACTCGCTGATCGCTCAATTGAACAGTACGGGCAATTACGTCAGCCAGCAGCTGGCAGCAATTGCACCTCAGCAATCCAGCGGCAAGCAATAG
- a CDS encoding flagellar protein FlaG: MNDVNLNSPDLKLVRTSEQAPARASVSPRADGRNVSAQEASSSGATSAAVAPTPSSQVAQAQAQESRRVIDRDDVGRAVSQLNDFVQNVQRDLQFEVDQELGKTIVRVVDQETQKVIRQIPDEVALRLAENLQQDEPLTLFDLKV; the protein is encoded by the coding sequence ATGAATGACGTAAACCTGAACAGCCCGGATTTGAAGCTGGTTCGCACCAGTGAACAAGCTCCGGCTCGGGCGTCCGTGTCACCTCGAGCAGATGGCAGAAATGTCTCCGCTCAAGAAGCTTCGTCCTCGGGAGCGACATCCGCGGCTGTTGCGCCAACCCCCTCATCTCAGGTTGCTCAGGCTCAAGCACAAGAGAGCCGTCGGGTGATTGATCGCGACGATGTGGGGCGTGCGGTTTCGCAGTTAAATGACTTTGTCCAGAACGTGCAGAGAGATCTTCAGTTCGAAGTGGACCAGGAACTTGGGAAAACGATCGTAAGGGTCGTGGACCAGGAGACTCAAAAAGTCATTCGGCAAATTCCGGATGAGGTTGCATTGAGGTTGGCAGAGAACTTGCAGCAGGATGAACCGCTAACGCTGTTTGATTTGAAAGTCTGA
- a CDS encoding flagellin domain-containing protein — protein MALGINTNVASLSAQNQLSKSQGLSDQALERLSSGLRINSAKDDAAGLAISTRFDTQIRGLTVAQRNANDGISMVQTAEGGLDETVQNLQRIRELAVQAANGSNTDADRTLLQAEVSQRVSEITRIADDTQFNGLNVLDGSLGSGVAFQVGANAGQTITIDFNSTMNATGLGLSGISISSAGGASAALATIDGALSEVNAFRADLGAVQNRFESTINNLGTNIENLSASNSRIVDADFAAETAKLAKANVLQQAGISVLAQANARPNQVLSLLQ, from the coding sequence ATGGCTCTCGGAATCAACACCAACGTCGCATCTCTCAGTGCCCAGAACCAGCTGAGCAAGTCTCAGGGTCTGAGCGATCAAGCTCTTGAACGTCTGTCTTCTGGCCTGCGGATCAACTCCGCGAAGGATGACGCAGCCGGTCTGGCTATCTCAACCCGCTTTGACACCCAGATTCGTGGTCTGACGGTTGCCCAGCGTAACGCCAACGACGGTATCTCCATGGTTCAGACTGCAGAGGGCGGTCTCGACGAGACGGTTCAGAACCTGCAGCGTATCCGTGAGCTGGCTGTACAGGCCGCTAACGGTTCCAACACCGATGCCGACCGTACCCTGTTGCAGGCTGAGGTTTCCCAGCGTGTATCCGAGATCACCCGGATCGCCGACGACACCCAGTTCAACGGCCTGAATGTTCTGGACGGCAGCCTGGGTTCTGGTGTGGCCTTCCAGGTAGGTGCTAACGCCGGTCAGACGATCACCATCGACTTCAACTCAACCATGAATGCGACGGGTCTCGGCCTGAGCGGTATCTCCATCTCCAGCGCGGGTGGCGCGAGTGCGGCACTGGCAACGATCGATGGCGCTCTGTCGGAAGTAAACGCCTTCCGCGCCGATCTGGGTGCGGTGCAGAACCGCTTTGAAAGCACCATCAACAACCTCGGTACCAACATCGAGAACCTGAGTGCTTCCAACAGCCGCATCGTGGACGCAGACTTCGCTGCTGAAACTGCGAAGCTGGCCAAGGCAAACGTACTGCAGCAGGCCGGTATCTCGGTACTCGCGCAGGCGAACGCTCGTCCCAACCAGGTACTGTCCCTCCTCCAGTAA
- a CDS encoding motility associated factor glycosyltransferase family protein — translation MSGNDEDVAVPFIRRKQKNLAYFQKYRPEIFEYFANYEPNHCELIVTPGRDDVDLLDSGRSVYRHLAREYSDSEVQEFIRNNPPEKPIVSMEPPYLQAREGARIASQFVRESLAMSKVTPSSFKGYYRGNVLPSVVFLGCGLGYHIESLTARAEVIDAVVFEPDPDRFALTLFTVDWEEICSRFRGKGRSISFCIATNPSEENVRRVLGSKVAEIVPLYPYLSWYYNHLANVELYRIAKDLEKDLPVVGANWGNYDFELRGFRNVFHNLKLRGAHVKPYQLEESHTPVAVVGSGPSLDARIEGLKANRDKLIVMSAGTGLRALLSHGIRPDFHVELDADYMIYEMLSDIDEQFGLEGITLLCTVSVNPLVPPLFENYRFYFSNEYYIPAFLGLNTDAIPGCSPTCTNAALALAFAYGFRNLFLFGTDYGYQDKSQHHSRFSVYGQESRTDFASRFQRETASDTEARPKFETEGVNGTTVITQGDYFTAKRAVETYLADRRNQGLNFSVRNCSDGALIDGAEWLSHEAFGESLEAASVEKRNTLIEAVEACALEMPDYDTDQIFGAVSKEVSDTAREFLSVLKNSRLSGRKDLIVVCNQIRDYLNRVGPGSGRRSPVVIQLMGWQILKGTIQRFLQMGLCHGLAHKDEDLQPFLEHWGNTFKVFLEALPDHFASVILSERRPGDDPWVTTRLMNAEPDRT, via the coding sequence ATGTCTGGAAATGATGAAGATGTTGCAGTGCCGTTCATCCGGCGCAAGCAGAAAAACCTGGCGTACTTCCAGAAGTACCGTCCGGAGATTTTCGAGTATTTCGCCAATTATGAACCGAATCATTGCGAACTGATTGTCACGCCTGGCCGGGACGATGTGGATCTGCTCGATTCCGGCCGGTCCGTGTATCGTCACCTGGCTCGCGAGTACTCCGACTCGGAGGTCCAGGAGTTCATCAGGAACAACCCGCCGGAAAAGCCGATTGTCAGCATGGAACCGCCATACCTCCAGGCTCGGGAAGGGGCCCGGATTGCGTCACAGTTTGTGCGGGAGAGCCTTGCGATGAGCAAGGTGACGCCGTCGAGCTTTAAAGGTTATTACCGGGGTAACGTGTTGCCGTCGGTGGTTTTTCTGGGGTGTGGACTTGGTTACCACATCGAAAGCCTGACCGCCCGGGCGGAGGTGATCGACGCGGTCGTGTTCGAGCCGGATCCCGATCGATTTGCACTGACGTTATTTACGGTCGACTGGGAGGAAATCTGCTCTCGTTTCAGAGGAAAGGGACGATCAATCTCCTTTTGTATAGCAACCAACCCGTCTGAGGAGAATGTCCGCAGGGTCCTCGGATCGAAGGTGGCGGAGATTGTCCCTCTGTATCCGTACCTGAGCTGGTATTACAACCATCTTGCCAATGTGGAGCTTTATCGCATCGCCAAGGACCTGGAAAAGGACCTGCCGGTTGTCGGTGCCAACTGGGGCAATTACGATTTTGAACTCCGGGGCTTCCGAAACGTGTTCCATAACCTGAAGCTGAGAGGGGCGCACGTTAAGCCCTATCAGCTTGAGGAATCGCACACGCCGGTGGCCGTTGTCGGCAGCGGGCCATCTCTGGATGCCCGCATCGAGGGCCTCAAGGCCAATCGGGACAAGCTGATCGTAATGAGCGCCGGGACGGGGCTGCGTGCACTGCTGAGTCACGGCATCAGACCGGACTTTCACGTCGAGCTCGATGCCGATTACATGATCTATGAAATGCTCAGTGATATTGACGAGCAGTTCGGCCTTGAGGGCATCACCTTGCTGTGCACGGTCAGCGTAAACCCGCTGGTGCCACCCTTATTCGAGAATTACCGCTTTTATTTCTCCAACGAATACTACATCCCGGCGTTCCTCGGCTTGAACACGGATGCCATACCCGGTTGCTCGCCAACCTGCACCAATGCGGCGCTGGCCCTGGCGTTCGCTTACGGATTCCGGAATCTTTTTCTGTTCGGTACCGACTATGGTTACCAGGATAAGTCTCAGCACCACTCCCGATTCTCCGTCTATGGCCAGGAATCCAGGACTGACTTTGCGTCGCGGTTCCAGCGGGAAACTGCCAGCGACACCGAAGCACGGCCGAAGTTTGAGACAGAAGGCGTCAACGGAACCACGGTGATTACCCAGGGAGACTATTTCACCGCCAAGCGAGCGGTGGAGACCTACTTGGCCGACCGCAGGAATCAGGGGCTCAATTTTTCTGTCAGAAACTGCTCAGACGGTGCGTTAATCGACGGTGCCGAATGGTTGTCACACGAGGCATTCGGCGAGTCGCTGGAGGCTGCTTCGGTTGAGAAGCGGAACACGTTGATAGAAGCAGTGGAAGCCTGCGCACTGGAGATGCCGGATTACGACACGGACCAGATTTTCGGCGCTGTGTCCAAGGAAGTTTCTGATACCGCCCGGGAATTCCTGTCGGTCCTGAAGAACAGTCGCCTCTCCGGACGCAAGGATCTGATTGTTGTATGCAACCAGATAAGGGATTACCTGAACCGAGTTGGCCCCGGCAGTGGCAGGCGATCGCCTGTGGTCATCCAGTTAATGGGATGGCAGATTCTGAAGGGAACCATTCAGCGCTTTTTGCAGATGGGGCTCTGCCATGGGCTGGCCCACAAGGATGAGGATTTGCAGCCCTTCCTGGAGCACTGGGGCAATACCTTTAAAGTTTTTCTGGAGGCATTGCCCGACCATTTTGCATCGGTCATTCTGTCCGAACGCCGGCCAGGGGATGACCCCTGGGTGACGACTCGCCTGATGAACGCCGAACCGGATAGAACCTGA
- a CDS encoding flagellin → MPQIINTNIASLNAQRNLNATQSDANVALQRLSSGLRINSAKDDAAGLAISERFQSQITGLNMAQRNANDGISLAQTTEGALDEITANLQRIRELAVQSANASNSPSDRQALNAEVQERIQEINRIAAQTSFNGLKILDGSLLTQTFQVGANAGETISVSGFDARGSQLGSTINQSTGLLALTDGAGDTLQTIFDEGRTVDIAFDITGIDGTLTTVNVTGAGSLQDVLGQINAQSPTTGVEVNMNRSNDELIFSSQFGEGFTVAINPGGTTQTVTATAAANTVSANDTDISTQDGADLAMISVDYAIDTINGIRAELGAVQNRFESTIANLSTTSENLSASNSRIRDADFAAESAELARTQVLQQAGLSVLAQANARPQQVLQLLQG, encoded by the coding sequence ATGCCTCAGATAATCAACACCAATATTGCATCACTCAATGCCCAGCGGAATCTGAACGCAACTCAGAGCGACGCCAACGTCGCCTTGCAGCGTCTCTCCTCGGGGCTTCGAATCAACTCTGCGAAAGACGACGCGGCGGGCCTGGCCATCTCAGAACGCTTTCAGTCCCAGATTACGGGTCTGAACATGGCCCAGAGAAATGCCAACGACGGCATCTCCCTGGCCCAGACTACCGAAGGCGCTCTCGATGAAATCACCGCAAACCTTCAGCGGATTCGCGAACTCGCCGTTCAGTCGGCCAACGCCTCCAACAGCCCCTCAGACCGCCAGGCGCTGAACGCCGAAGTGCAGGAGCGGATTCAGGAAATCAACCGGATCGCAGCCCAGACCTCGTTCAACGGCCTGAAGATCCTTGATGGCAGCCTGCTGACCCAGACCTTCCAGGTGGGCGCCAACGCGGGTGAGACCATCAGCGTGTCAGGGTTTGATGCCCGCGGCTCACAGCTCGGCTCGACCATCAATCAGAGTACCGGCTTGCTCGCACTCACAGACGGTGCTGGGGACACTCTCCAAACCATCTTCGATGAGGGACGCACCGTCGATATCGCCTTTGACATCACAGGCATTGACGGCACTTTGACCACCGTCAACGTTACGGGCGCTGGGTCTCTCCAGGATGTTCTTGGCCAGATCAACGCTCAGTCACCGACAACCGGTGTCGAAGTGAACATGAACCGAAGCAACGATGAACTCATCTTTTCGTCTCAATTTGGCGAGGGTTTCACTGTTGCCATTAATCCGGGCGGGACTACCCAAACGGTGACCGCAACAGCGGCTGCCAATACCGTATCCGCCAACGATACCGACATCTCAACCCAGGACGGCGCGGATCTGGCCATGATCTCCGTTGACTACGCGATCGACACCATTAACGGGATTCGCGCAGAGCTGGGTGCGGTTCAGAACCGCTTCGAGTCCACCATTGCCAACCTGAGCACCACGTCTGAAAACCTCTCGGCATCAAACAGCCGGATCCGGGATGCGGACTTCGCCGCCGAATCGGCCGAACTTGCCCGTACCCAGGTACTGCAGCAAGCCGGTCTGTCGGTGCTTGCCCAGGCAAACGCCCGTCCCCAGCAGGTACTCCAGCTGCTCCAGGGTTAA
- the sbcB gene encoding exodeoxyribonuclease I translates to MIRSFYWHDYETFGVDPVHDRPSQFAGVRTDENLNIIEDPLVIYCKPADDYLPSPEACLITGITPQKALEDGFPEAEFIAQINEAFSQPGTCVVGYNSLRFDDEVTRHTLYRNLRDPYAREWQNGNSRWDIIDMVRLTYALRPEGINWPRKEDGSPSFRLEELTVANGIAHESAHDAMSDVQATIAVARLIKEKQPKLFDFVVQNKDKHSARAMLDTVSMKPVFHVSAKYPAARGCCAMVAPMAEHPTNKNLVIVYDLREDPSELIASTPEQIRERVFTSQAELGEGVSRFPLKGVQLNKCPVLAPANMLSTLSPERLEELELDGEVLRANLALLRKAPDLAGKIAQAFDQPHESDLTDPDEQLYAGGFIGKTDREKLNWLLQQPVESLGEQEIEFEDDRLREMLFRYRARNYPGSLLGEEMERWEEFRSQRLMHPKKGWRSLEAFAGELQRLAADPALTPEKRHILEDLHLYGESLIPYV, encoded by the coding sequence TTGATTCGCTCGTTCTACTGGCACGATTACGAAACCTTCGGCGTAGACCCGGTCCATGACCGTCCATCCCAGTTTGCCGGTGTAAGAACAGACGAAAATCTCAACATCATCGAAGATCCGCTGGTGATCTACTGCAAGCCGGCGGACGATTACCTGCCGTCGCCGGAAGCCTGCCTGATCACCGGCATCACGCCCCAGAAAGCCCTCGAAGACGGATTCCCCGAGGCAGAGTTCATCGCCCAGATCAATGAAGCGTTCAGTCAGCCCGGCACCTGCGTGGTTGGCTACAACAGCCTGCGATTTGATGATGAAGTAACCCGCCATACGCTCTATCGGAATCTGAGGGATCCCTACGCCCGGGAATGGCAGAACGGCAACTCCCGCTGGGACATCATCGACATGGTCCGGCTTACCTACGCGCTTCGCCCGGAAGGTATTAACTGGCCACGGAAAGAAGACGGCAGCCCGAGTTTTCGCCTGGAGGAACTGACGGTCGCCAATGGTATTGCCCATGAAAGTGCACACGATGCGATGTCCGATGTGCAGGCAACGATTGCGGTGGCCAGGTTAATCAAGGAGAAACAGCCCAAGCTGTTTGATTTCGTCGTGCAGAACAAGGACAAGCATTCTGCCCGTGCCATGCTGGATACTGTTTCCATGAAGCCGGTATTCCACGTTTCTGCCAAGTACCCTGCGGCTCGTGGCTGCTGTGCGATGGTGGCGCCGATGGCCGAGCACCCGACCAACAAGAACCTCGTGATCGTTTACGATCTCCGGGAAGACCCCTCCGAGCTCATCGCCTCTACACCTGAGCAGATTCGTGAGCGGGTATTTACCTCCCAGGCTGAACTGGGGGAGGGCGTTAGCCGCTTTCCGCTCAAGGGAGTCCAGCTCAACAAGTGCCCGGTGCTGGCGCCGGCGAACATGTTGTCGACCCTGTCTCCGGAGCGGTTGGAAGAGCTGGAGCTGGATGGCGAGGTGTTGCGGGCCAATCTCGCGCTCTTGCGCAAGGCGCCAGATCTGGCGGGAAAGATTGCGCAGGCATTTGACCAGCCTCACGAGAGCGACCTGACGGATCCGGATGAGCAGCTCTACGCAGGCGGCTTCATCGGCAAGACGGACCGGGAGAAACTCAACTGGCTGTTGCAGCAACCGGTAGAAAGTCTGGGTGAGCAGGAAATCGAGTTTGAGGATGATCGATTACGGGAAATGCTGTTCCGTTACCGTGCCCGTAACTATCCGGGCTCCCTTTTGGGGGAAGAGATGGAGCGCTGGGAGGAATTTCGCTCCCAGCGATTAATGCATCCGAAGAAAGGCTGGCGATCGCTCGAAGCGTTCGCTGGTGAGTTGCAGAGGCTGGCCGCCGATCCGGCACTGACGCCGGAGAAGCGGCACATTCTTGAAGATCTGCACCTGTACGGGGAATCCTTGATTCCCTATGTGTGA
- a CDS encoding DUF6160 family protein, translating into MTHQAYGCAALAVLCLGMTPVAQAELKPMSDETMGEVTGQAFMQVENISVPTDSEHQFTRMTLGIDVETRVNIDDATVGEIDGGVDFAASHVALGHIARQDGEQYNGKVYSAGETVPFEAVQPYIELAEDADGLAGFRMGFQQARGSVSSLTSSFSGNIGLKITDSGGTVHDAALFDDAGLATNYRATQIGIADSADPTMCGECASISKVQSLFVGTENTDGTTGFTDDFFIGFQRENVEWQSPDGANVINAGKGVFINLPTSMTVEMSQLSGSTGLPRLRTHQTDMGSQLF; encoded by the coding sequence ATGACACACCAAGCGTATGGATGCGCTGCCCTTGCCGTGCTCTGTCTGGGTATGACGCCCGTTGCCCAGGCCGAGCTCAAGCCCATGTCTGATGAAACCATGGGCGAGGTAACCGGGCAGGCTTTTATGCAGGTCGAAAACATCTCGGTTCCGACCGACTCGGAGCATCAGTTCACCCGGATGACGCTGGGTATTGATGTCGAGACCCGGGTTAACATTGATGACGCGACAGTGGGTGAGATTGATGGCGGTGTGGATTTTGCCGCCTCGCACGTCGCCCTCGGTCACATTGCCCGCCAGGATGGTGAACAATACAACGGCAAGGTATACAGCGCGGGCGAAACCGTTCCCTTCGAAGCCGTTCAGCCCTACATCGAATTGGCCGAAGACGCTGACGGTCTTGCCGGCTTCCGCATGGGCTTCCAGCAAGCCAGGGGGTCCGTTTCCTCCCTGACCTCCAGCTTCAGTGGCAATATCGGCCTGAAAATAACCGACAGCGGAGGCACCGTTCACGACGCAGCCCTGTTTGATGACGCCGGTCTGGCCACCAACTATCGGGCGACGCAGATTGGCATCGCTGACTCAGCAGACCCGACGATGTGCGGCGAGTGTGCCTCCATCAGCAAAGTCCAGTCATTGTTCGTGGGTACCGAAAACACCGACGGTACCACCGGATTCACCGACGATTTCTTTATCGGCTTTCAGCGTGAGAACGTTGAATGGCAGAGTCCCGACGGTGCTAACGTCATCAATGCCGGCAAGGGGGTATTCATCAACTTGCCGACCAGCATGACGGTAGAGATGAGCCAACTCTCTGGATCTACTGGTCTGCCACGCCTGCGAACACATCAGACCGATATGGGGTCGCAGTTGTTTTAA